From a single Arachis hypogaea cultivar Tifrunner chromosome 3, arahy.Tifrunner.gnm2.J5K5, whole genome shotgun sequence genomic region:
- the LOC112791280 gene encoding beta-amyrin 28-monooxygenase isoform X2 — protein sequence MELAKLLAMPALLALLLLYLHFMRRKIRNGPPGSSGWPIVGETFKFISAAREGTLVRFIQERMERYDSRVFKTSFLGDPMAVFCGTAGNKFLFSNENKNVQVWWPSSIKKLLRSSLVNKVGDEAKMTRRLLLTFLNPEILRNFVPKMDTIAQIHINTHWQGKEQVVVHSTVQKYTYALACSLFLSIEDPLHDSKFSSRFHRFLKGLVGFTINLPGTRFHQAMKAANEIREEIKKIIKQRKVDLEEKRASPSQDILSHLLATPDSNGRFLTEIEIMDNILLLLFAGHDTSRSTLSSLMRYLAQLPHVYNKVLAEQVEISRAKGEGESLQWEDVQKMKYSWNVASEVLRLSPPVTGAYREALKDFSYADYTIVALDNLLFTRGSQALHESRGF from the exons ATGGAGTTGGCCAAGCTTCTAGCCATGCCAGCACTTTTAGCACTCCTCCTCCTCTATCTTCATTTCATGAGAAGGAAGATTCGGAATGGGCCTCCAGGAAGCTCAGGATGGCCAATTGTTGGAGAAACCTTCAAGTTTATCAGCGCGGCTCGTGAGGGAACCCTGGTGAGGTTCATACAAGAGAGAATGGAGAGGTATGATTCAAGGGTGTTCAAGACTTCGTTTCTTGGAGATCCTATGGCAGTGTTTTGCGGCACGGCGGGGAACAAGTTCTTGTTTAGCAATGAGAACAAGAATGTGCAAGTATGGTGGCCAAGCTCTATAAAGAAGCTGTTAAGGTCTTCTTTGGTTAATAAGGTCGGCGATGAAGCAAAGATGACAAGAAGGTTGCTCTTGACCTTTCTCAATCCTGAAATTCTCAGAAATTTCGTGCCTAAAATGGATACCATTGCTCAAATCCACATTAACACTCATTGGCAAG gAAAGGAACAGGTGGTTGTTCATTCTACTGTGCAGAAATACACTTATGCTTTGGCCTGTTCCTTGTTTCTGAGCATTGAAGATCCTCTCCACGATTCAAAGTTTTCGTCGAGATTTCACCGATTCTTAAAAGGCTTGGTTGGCTTCACCATCAACTTGCCCGGAACAAGATTTCACCAAGCAATGAAAGCTGCCAACGAAATAAGGGAAGAGATAAAAAAGATCATAAAGCAAAGAAAAGTGGATTTGGAAGAGAAAAGAGCGTCACCAAGCCAAGACATTCTCTCACATTTGCTTGCAACACCCGACTCCAATGGAAGGTTCCTAACTGAAATCGAGATCATGGATAACATACTCCTCCTCCTTTTCGCCGGCCACGATACTTCTAGATCCACTCTGTCATCTCTCATGAGGTACCTGGCGCAGCTTCCTCATGTTTATAACAAGGTTTTGGCAG AACAAGTTGAAATTAGCAGAGCAAAAGGGGAAGGGGAATCCCTGCAATGGGAGGATGTTCAGAAAATGAAGTATTCTTGGAATGTTGCATCTGAAGTCTTGAGACTATCGCCACCGGTCACCGGTGCTTACAGAGAAGCCTTAAAGGATTTTAGCTATGCTGACTATACCATTG TTGCATTGGACAACCTGCTCTTCACACGTGGATCCCAGGCTCTTCACGAATCCCGAGGCTTTTGA
- the LOC112791280 gene encoding beta-amyrin 28-monooxygenase isoform X1 — MELAKLLAMPALLALLLLYLHFMRRKIRNGPPGSSGWPIVGETFKFISAAREGTLVRFIQERMERYDSRVFKTSFLGDPMAVFCGTAGNKFLFSNENKNVQVWWPSSIKKLLRSSLVNKVGDEAKMTRRLLLTFLNPEILRNFVPKMDTIAQIHINTHWQGKEQVVVHSTVQKYTYALACSLFLSIEDPLHDSKFSSRFHRFLKGLVGFTINLPGTRFHQAMKAANEIREEIKKIIKQRKVDLEEKRASPSQDILSHLLATPDSNGRFLTEIEIMDNILLLLFAGHDTSRSTLSSLMRYLAQLPHVYNKVLAEQVEISRAKGEGESLQWEDVQKMKYSWNVASEVLRLSPPVTGAYREALKDFSYADYTIGKGWKLHWTTCSSHVDPRLFTNPEAFDASRFEGAGPAPYSYVPFGGGPRMCLGLEFARLEILVFMHHIVKQFKWDLVNPNEKFKYDPMLEPVNGLPVLLHPHH; from the exons ATGGAGTTGGCCAAGCTTCTAGCCATGCCAGCACTTTTAGCACTCCTCCTCCTCTATCTTCATTTCATGAGAAGGAAGATTCGGAATGGGCCTCCAGGAAGCTCAGGATGGCCAATTGTTGGAGAAACCTTCAAGTTTATCAGCGCGGCTCGTGAGGGAACCCTGGTGAGGTTCATACAAGAGAGAATGGAGAGGTATGATTCAAGGGTGTTCAAGACTTCGTTTCTTGGAGATCCTATGGCAGTGTTTTGCGGCACGGCGGGGAACAAGTTCTTGTTTAGCAATGAGAACAAGAATGTGCAAGTATGGTGGCCAAGCTCTATAAAGAAGCTGTTAAGGTCTTCTTTGGTTAATAAGGTCGGCGATGAAGCAAAGATGACAAGAAGGTTGCTCTTGACCTTTCTCAATCCTGAAATTCTCAGAAATTTCGTGCCTAAAATGGATACCATTGCTCAAATCCACATTAACACTCATTGGCAAG gAAAGGAACAGGTGGTTGTTCATTCTACTGTGCAGAAATACACTTATGCTTTGGCCTGTTCCTTGTTTCTGAGCATTGAAGATCCTCTCCACGATTCAAAGTTTTCGTCGAGATTTCACCGATTCTTAAAAGGCTTGGTTGGCTTCACCATCAACTTGCCCGGAACAAGATTTCACCAAGCAATGAAAGCTGCCAACGAAATAAGGGAAGAGATAAAAAAGATCATAAAGCAAAGAAAAGTGGATTTGGAAGAGAAAAGAGCGTCACCAAGCCAAGACATTCTCTCACATTTGCTTGCAACACCCGACTCCAATGGAAGGTTCCTAACTGAAATCGAGATCATGGATAACATACTCCTCCTCCTTTTCGCCGGCCACGATACTTCTAGATCCACTCTGTCATCTCTCATGAGGTACCTGGCGCAGCTTCCTCATGTTTATAACAAGGTTTTGGCAG AACAAGTTGAAATTAGCAGAGCAAAAGGGGAAGGGGAATCCCTGCAATGGGAGGATGTTCAGAAAATGAAGTATTCTTGGAATGTTGCATCTGAAGTCTTGAGACTATCGCCACCGGTCACCGGTGCTTACAGAGAAGCCTTAAAGGATTTTAGCTATGCTGACTATACCATTGGTAAGGGCTGGAAG TTGCATTGGACAACCTGCTCTTCACACGTGGATCCCAGGCTCTTCACGAATCCCGAGGCTTTTGACGCGTCGAGGTTTGAAGGGGCAGGCCCTGCGCCGTATTCGTATGTTCCGTTTGGTGGAGGGCCTAGAATGTGTTTGGGGCTAGAGTTTGCAAGGCTAGAGATACTTGTGTTCATGCATCATATTGTGAAACAGTTCAAATGGGATTTGGTTAATCCTAATGAGAAGTTCAAGTATGATCCCATGCTTGAACCTGTAAATGGACTTCCGGTTCTGCTTCATCCTCACCATTGA
- the LOC112791279 gene encoding beta-amyrin 28-monooxygenase codes for MEVAKFLALPTILALFVLCLHFISKLVKLRKDPSVNLPPGNLGWPIVGETFEFMLAARGGTVVRFIKDRMEKHDCRVFKTSFLGDPMAVFCGPAGNKFLFSNENKIVQVWWPSSIRKLLRTSLISKVGEEAKMTRRLLLSFLSAEVLRNYLPKMDIIAQNHIKTHWQGKEQVIIYSTVQLYTYSLACCLFLSIEDPIHVSEFSSKLDDFLKGLLGFPINLPGTKFRRSMKAADEITTEVKMMILKRKLELQEKNVSPTQDLLSHLLVTPDSNGRFMTETEISDNMLLLLFAGHDTSRSALSSIMKYLGAMPQVYEQVLKEQVEISRQKEAGELLQWEDIQKMKYSWNVASEVMRLLPPVAGTYRVAIKDFNYAGYTIPKGWKLRWLPGSTHMDPAYFPNPEAFDASRFEGEGPTAYSYVPFGGGPRMCLGLEFARIEILVFMHHIVKWFKWDLVNSDEKFKYDSLLEPVNGLPIRLHPHTIIDSNQRL; via the exons ATGGAAGTGGCCAAGTTTCTAGCCTTGCCAACAATTTTGGCACTCTTTGTCCTTTGTCTTCATTTCATCTCAAAACTTGTGAAACTGAGAAAGGATCCAAGCGTGAATCTTCCTCCTGGAAACTTAGGATGGCCTATTGTTGGAGAAACCTTCGAGTTCATGCTCGCGGCTCGGGGTGGAACCGTGGTAAGGTTCATAAAAGATAGAATGGAGAAACATGATTGCAGGGTgttcaaaacttcatttcttgGAGATCCTATGGCAGTGTTCTGCGGCCCGGCCGGGAACAAGTTCCTGTTCAGCAATGAGAATAAGATTGTGCAAGTGTGGTGGCCAAGCTCCATAAGGAAGCTGTTAAGAACATCTCTTATTAGTAAGGTTGGTGAAGAAGCAAAGATGACTAGAAGGTTGCTATTGAGCTTTCTTAGTGCTGAAGTGCTCAGAAATTACTTGCCAAAAATGGATATCATTGCTCAAAACCATATCAAAACTCATTGGCAAG GAAAAGAGCAGGTGATTATCTATTCCACAGTGCAGCTATACACATATTCCTTGGCTTGTTGCTTGTTCCTAAGCATTGAAGATCCAATTCATGTATCAGAATTTTCATCAAAACTTGATGACTTCCTGAAAGGCTTGCTTGGCTTCCCAATCAACCTGCCTGGAACGAAATTTCGTCGATCGATGAAAGCCGCAGACGAAATAACCACAGAAGTGAAGATGATGATATTGAAAAGGAAACTTGAATTGCAAGAAAAGAATGTGTCACCTACACAAGACCTTCTTTCGCATTTGCTTGTCACACCTGATTCCAATGGAAGATTCATGACTGAAACGGAGATTAGTGACAACATGCTACTGCTTCTTTTCGCTGGCCACGACACTTCTCGGTCGGCTTTATCATCTATCATGAAGTATCTTGGGGCCATGCCTCAAGTTTATGAACAAGTTTTGAAAG AACAAGTCGAAATAAGCAGACAGAAAGAGGCAGGGGAGTTGTTGCAATGGGAGGATATTCAGAAAATGAAGTATTCTTGGAATGTTGCATCTGAAGTCATGAGGCTGTTACCACCTGTTGCGGGTACTTACAGAGTAGCAATAAAGGATTTTAACTATGCTGGCTATACCATTCCCAAGGGCTGGAAG TTGCGCTGGCTCCCTGGCTCGACACACATGGATCCGGCTTATTTTCCGAATCCGGAAGCTTTTGATGCATCAAGATTTGAGGGAGAAGGTCCTACGGCCTATTCATATGTTCCATTTGGAGGAGGGCCTAGAATGTGTCTGGGACTAGAGTTTGcaaggatagagatacttgtgTTCATGCATCACATTGTGAAATGGTTCAAATGGGATTTGGTGAATTCTGATGAGAAGTTTAAGTATGATTCCTTGCTTGAGCCAGTCAATGGACTTCCAATTCGGCTTCACCCTCATACTATTATTGATTCAAATCAGAGGCTATAG